From one Triticum aestivum cultivar Chinese Spring chromosome 4B, IWGSC CS RefSeq v2.1, whole genome shotgun sequence genomic stretch:
- the LOC123093464 gene encoding ras-related protein RABH1b — translation MAPVVSALAKYKLVFLGDQAVGKTAIITRFMYDKFDATYQATIGIDFLSKTMYLEDRTVRLQLWDTAGQERFRSLIPSYIRDSSVAVIVYDVTDTQSFLHTSKWIDEVNTARGKDVLIVLVGNKTDLVDQRQVPTDEGEAKAKEHGALFMETSAKAGFNIKALFRTIATSLPGMDALPSAKQEDMVDINLRPASGPAGSGAPGQQEQKAGGCSC, via the exons ATGGCGCCGGTGGTGTCGGCGCTGGCCAAGTACAAGCTGGTGTTCCTCGGCGACCAGGCGGTGGGCAAGACCGCCATCATCACCCGCTTCATGTACGACAAGTTCGACGCCACCTACCAG GCGACCATCGGGATCGATTTCCTCTCCAAGACCATGTACCTCGAGGACCGCACGGTTCGCCTGCAGCTATG GGACACGGCTGGGCAGGAGAGGTTCCGGAGCCTGATTCCAAGCTACATCAGAGACTCTTCGGTCGCGGTCATCGTCTACGACGTAACAG ACACGCAATCGTTTCTGCATACATCGAAGTGGATCGACGAAGTGAACACGGCGAGAGGCAAAGATGTGCTGATCGTGCTCGTCGGAAACAAAACAGACCTCGTTGACCAGAG GCAAGTGCCCACGGACGAAGGGGAAGCCAAGGCCAAGGAGCATGGCGCCTTGTTCATGGAGACCAGCGCGAAGGCCGGCTTCAACATCAAG GCGCTGTTCCGCACGATCGCCACGTCCCTGCCTGGGATGGACGCTCTCCCGTCGGCCAAGCAGGAGGACATGGTGGACATCAATCTCAGGCCTGCCTCCGGGCCAGCAGGCTCAGGCGCGCCTGGGCAGCAGGAGCAGAAAGCAGGAGGATGctcttgctga